A single region of the Pelomicrobium methylotrophicum genome encodes:
- a CDS encoding type II toxin-antitoxin system Phd/YefM family antitoxin, translating into MRTIPASEFKARCLALMDEVAATGEPLVITKHGRPVAELKAHRPPRAKSLIGLHKGQIRILGDIIAPAHKGEWNALK; encoded by the coding sequence ATGCGCACCATCCCGGCGTCCGAATTCAAGGCGCGCTGCCTCGCCCTGATGGACGAGGTGGCCGCCACCGGGGAGCCGCTCGTCATCACCAAGCACGGCAGACCGGTGGCGGAACTCAAGGCGCACCGACCGCCGCGCGCCAAGTCGCTGATCGGCCTGCACAAGGGACAGATCAGAATCCTGGGCGATATCATCGCGCCCGCGCACAAAGGCGAGTGGAATGCCTTGAAGTGA